Proteins from one Amycolatopsis benzoatilytica AK 16/65 genomic window:
- a CDS encoding YbaB/EbfC family nucleoid-associated protein — protein sequence MMTVDIFKMLGISDGSEVAASRRRLVELDAELAELRFRGVSRDNSVTAIVDGRGAIVEIVVRDAALRSAHPELVGPAVVEAVNQARAGAGQRANAAVQEVLHPGSTAPAATAPVNVSQRPSVATQEPGPARTSRGQSDDDDFGDYDFLALE from the coding sequence ATGATGACCGTGGACATATTCAAGATGCTCGGCATCAGCGACGGAAGCGAGGTCGCCGCCAGCCGGCGACGTCTCGTCGAACTCGATGCCGAGCTCGCCGAGCTGCGTTTCCGCGGTGTCTCCAGGGACAACTCCGTTACTGCCATCGTGGACGGTCGAGGCGCGATCGTCGAGATCGTCGTTCGCGACGCAGCGCTCCGCTCAGCGCACCCGGAACTCGTCGGCCCTGCAGTGGTCGAGGCCGTCAACCAGGCGCGGGCAGGGGCCGGGCAACGGGCGAACGCCGCGGTCCAGGAAGTTCTCCACCCCGGCTCGACTGCACCAGCAGCGACGGCACCCGTCAATGTTTCGCAACGGCCCAGTGTCGCGACGCAGGAGCCTGGCCCGGCCCGAACGTCACGCGGCCAGAGCGACGACGATGATTTCGGCGACTACGACTTTCTGGCATTGGAGTGA
- a CDS encoding helix-turn-helix domain-containing protein — MTDRSLNSFAFAFERLRTAQGLRLGDVADRIGYSASYLSKILHGHRTLLPQVVQAIDDELAADGELVRIAAAQTDCAEPVVRPVQLPPTNPDFLGRAPELAEIDTAVAAARDAGTALTVVIEGSFWIGKTELAVHWAARAQPRFPGGCLFADLRGLAPGTPAPPERVLDGFLRALGAADRVLDGTIDERIVHYRSLLAERPAIVVLDNAVDYAQVRPLLPGPGSVTMVTSREHQGTLLAQHGGLGIELAPLGMADALELLRRRIGRARVDVDLASAETVVRRAGGLPMAILIAAEHVAHRGQSLHGLADSLQPVDSRLAIFASPDPCASIYDVVDLSYLSLSPQAARVFRLLGAVPLSTVTVDTAAAVAEIPAPQAESALHALRGAHLIERAGPGRLQMNDLLRAYAHRRASLDEPPGHIAKAVDRLRRWYAATGEHATDALAPHWTGAALTDVTTADITPLVFADCDAALAWLDAEAAAIMRLARTDPAGDLSWQLPAMLLPYHHMTRKRCEWLAAASDGLAAARRVGSRHGTALGLLNLGLIRAEIGHVDDAATLLANAWHLHEDLDAPHLRAWTALALANAHRQRGDHGAAQEFYDHAGTLFTRVGYGLGRAVLLADLAGFLHDQGDLAGAATTAYDALTLAQASGHRPVLSLAHHRVGLVLLGQGATRPALTHLDKALALRRASRERWAEADTMAAQARTLEALGLTRRARDTYRDAARIFEDLHDPRAFDLHNRVAAIDAASTGSDDALHPAS; from the coding sequence ATGACCGACCGTTCGCTCAACAGCTTCGCCTTCGCCTTCGAGCGACTGCGCACTGCCCAAGGGCTTCGCCTCGGCGACGTCGCAGACCGCATCGGCTACAGCGCCAGCTACCTGTCGAAGATCCTGCATGGCCACCGCACGTTACTGCCGCAAGTCGTGCAGGCCATCGACGACGAGCTCGCCGCCGACGGGGAACTCGTCCGGATCGCCGCCGCGCAGACGGACTGTGCCGAGCCGGTCGTGCGCCCGGTACAGCTGCCCCCCACCAACCCGGACTTCCTCGGCCGTGCGCCCGAACTCGCCGAGATCGACACCGCCGTCGCCGCCGCAAGGGATGCCGGCACGGCGCTGACCGTCGTGATCGAAGGCAGCTTCTGGATCGGCAAGACCGAACTGGCCGTGCACTGGGCGGCCCGTGCGCAGCCGCGGTTCCCCGGCGGGTGCCTCTTCGCGGACCTGCGCGGCCTGGCGCCCGGGACGCCGGCGCCGCCGGAACGCGTCCTCGACGGATTCCTGCGCGCGCTCGGCGCGGCCGACCGGGTGCTGGACGGGACGATCGACGAACGGATCGTGCACTACCGCTCGCTTCTGGCCGAGCGGCCGGCGATCGTGGTGCTCGACAACGCCGTCGACTACGCCCAGGTCAGGCCGCTGCTGCCGGGACCCGGCAGCGTCACCATGGTCACCAGCCGAGAGCATCAGGGCACGCTGTTGGCCCAGCACGGCGGCCTTGGCATTGAGCTTGCGCCGCTGGGCATGGCAGACGCGCTGGAACTGCTGCGCCGCAGGATCGGACGCGCCCGCGTCGACGTCGACCTCGCCTCGGCCGAAACCGTCGTCCGCCGCGCCGGAGGGCTGCCCATGGCGATCCTGATCGCCGCGGAGCACGTTGCGCACCGCGGCCAGAGCCTGCACGGACTCGCCGACAGCCTGCAGCCGGTCGACAGTCGGCTGGCCATCTTCGCCTCGCCCGACCCGTGCGCGAGCATCTACGACGTCGTGGACCTGTCGTACCTGTCTTTGTCTCCGCAGGCCGCCCGCGTGTTCCGGCTCCTGGGCGCGGTGCCGCTGTCAACCGTCACCGTCGACACCGCCGCGGCCGTCGCCGAAATACCCGCACCGCAGGCGGAATCGGCCCTGCACGCCCTGCGCGGCGCGCACCTGATCGAGCGCGCCGGACCCGGGCGACTGCAGATGAACGACCTGCTGCGCGCCTACGCGCACCGCCGCGCCAGCCTCGACGAACCGCCGGGCCACATCGCCAAGGCCGTCGACCGGCTCCGCCGCTGGTACGCGGCAACCGGCGAACACGCCACCGACGCACTCGCCCCGCACTGGACCGGCGCGGCGCTGACGGACGTCACGACCGCCGACATCACCCCGCTCGTCTTCGCCGACTGCGACGCAGCCCTCGCCTGGCTGGACGCCGAGGCCGCCGCCATCATGCGGCTGGCCCGCACCGACCCGGCAGGCGACCTTTCCTGGCAGCTGCCCGCCATGCTGCTGCCCTATCACCACATGACCCGAAAGCGCTGCGAGTGGCTCGCCGCCGCCAGCGACGGCCTCGCCGCAGCCCGCAGAGTCGGCAGCCGGCACGGCACCGCTCTGGGCCTGCTGAACCTCGGCCTGATCCGCGCCGAGATCGGGCATGTCGATGACGCCGCCACACTGCTGGCCAACGCCTGGCACCTGCACGAGGACCTCGACGCACCGCACCTGCGGGCCTGGACGGCGCTCGCCTTGGCCAACGCACACCGTCAACGCGGCGATCACGGTGCAGCACAGGAGTTCTACGACCACGCCGGCACTCTGTTCACCCGGGTCGGGTACGGGCTCGGCCGGGCCGTCCTGCTCGCAGACCTGGCAGGGTTTCTGCACGACCAAGGAGATCTCGCCGGTGCCGCGACGACCGCCTATGACGCGCTGACCCTGGCGCAGGCGAGCGGGCACCGGCCTGTGCTGAGCCTCGCCCATCATCGAGTCGGGCTCGTCCTGCTCGGCCAGGGCGCCACCCGGCCGGCGCTGACCCACCTCGACAAGGCGCTCGCCCTGCGCCGCGCGAGCCGGGAACGCTGGGCCGAAGCCGACACCATGGCCGCCCAGGCGCGGACGCTGGAAGCGCTGGGGCTGACGCGGCGGGCACGCGACACCTACCGCGACGCCGCGCGGATTTTCGAGGACCTGCACGACCCCCGGGCATTCGACCTGCACAACCGGGTCGCCGCGATCGACGCCGCGTCGACCGGCAGCGACGACGCCCTGCACCCGGCATCCTGA
- a CDS encoding helix-turn-helix transcriptional regulator, which translates to MHNARLYPLLEKMWQRGWIDDEWPKTDPNRPHVYMLTEHGRDALADA; encoded by the coding sequence ATGCACAACGCACGCCTGTACCCGCTGCTGGAGAAGATGTGGCAGCGCGGATGGATCGACGACGAATGGCCCAAGACCGACCCGAACCGGCCGCACGTCTACATGCTCACCGAGCACGGCCGCGACGCACTCGCTGACGCGTAA
- a CDS encoding FAD-binding protein codes for MSAPCPLFVPGLDGALVTDAGVLGAAGADLGGMRTGRPSAVLRPGSAGDIQRVIARCAGQGITVAAQGAAHTVFGQRFAEGGVAVDMTRLKRVLRCDPGGQWVEVEAGILWSELVAILHAQGLRFSGGHPGYLGLTVGGTLSVGGISNAPRAGAQVDSVLALQVATGAGDLVWCSSEERAQLFESALAGLGQVGVITKARLAVEPAHPWVWRDVRRFTDLRTGLGVLRSAAASGEFDEVFAMVMPPQGWEPMTLDLYLAAYEHSGGADRSARVDRIVATVDGPAPRQTLAGRPSVPWLDHLTHFTSVIDRWIADHRWADTIKIWSDAFVRGPSAEELVADRLDEMTSDDWHPEGMSFTLVFPHDTAAFARPRLRLPHHRTPGLALPPGDQTLLVDILRAAPIGAGEDYVARTLRRNASWLDAMEAAGGTVYPIGTHGHRWESHYGDSWPEVVAAIRTFDPAGIMTPGFGIPRVACGVPSA; via the coding sequence ATGTCAGCTCCGTGCCCGCTGTTCGTTCCGGGCTTGGACGGCGCCTTGGTGACCGACGCCGGTGTCCTCGGCGCGGCGGGCGCGGACCTGGGCGGGATGCGCACGGGTCGTCCGTCGGCGGTGTTGCGTCCGGGCAGCGCCGGCGACATCCAGCGGGTGATCGCCCGGTGCGCCGGGCAGGGGATTACCGTCGCGGCGCAGGGTGCGGCGCACACGGTATTCGGCCAGCGGTTCGCCGAGGGCGGCGTCGCGGTCGACATGACCAGGCTGAAGCGGGTCCTGCGCTGCGACCCGGGCGGACAGTGGGTCGAGGTCGAGGCAGGCATCCTGTGGTCGGAGCTCGTTGCGATCCTGCACGCCCAGGGCCTCAGGTTCAGCGGAGGGCACCCGGGCTATTTGGGGTTGACCGTCGGCGGGACGCTGAGCGTCGGCGGGATCAGCAACGCTCCGCGGGCCGGCGCGCAGGTCGACTCGGTACTCGCGCTGCAGGTCGCCACCGGGGCGGGAGACTTGGTCTGGTGCTCGAGCGAGGAACGGGCGCAGCTGTTCGAGTCGGCGTTGGCCGGGCTGGGGCAGGTGGGCGTGATCACGAAAGCCCGGCTCGCCGTGGAACCGGCGCACCCCTGGGTGTGGCGCGATGTCCGGCGGTTCACCGACCTGCGAACCGGTCTGGGCGTACTGCGCTCCGCCGCCGCCTCGGGCGAGTTCGACGAGGTGTTCGCGATGGTCATGCCGCCGCAGGGCTGGGAACCGATGACGCTGGACCTCTACCTCGCCGCCTACGAACACTCCGGCGGCGCGGACCGCTCCGCGCGCGTCGACCGCATCGTCGCCACGGTCGACGGGCCTGCGCCGCGGCAAACGCTTGCCGGGCGCCCCAGCGTCCCGTGGCTGGACCACCTCACCCACTTCACCTCGGTGATCGACCGGTGGATCGCGGACCACAGGTGGGCAGACACGATCAAAATCTGGTCGGATGCCTTCGTCCGCGGACCGTCGGCCGAGGAACTCGTCGCCGATCGCCTGGACGAGATGACCTCGGACGACTGGCATCCCGAAGGCATGTCCTTCACCCTCGTCTTTCCCCACGACACGGCCGCATTCGCCCGGCCGCGGCTGCGGCTGCCCCACCACCGGACGCCGGGTCTCGCGCTTCCGCCGGGAGACCAGACGCTGCTGGTCGACATCCTGCGCGCCGCGCCGATCGGCGCAGGCGAGGACTACGTCGCCCGCACCCTCCGCCGCAACGCCTCCTGGCTCGACGCCATGGAAGCGGCGGGCGGAACCGTCTACCCCATCGGCACCCACGGGCACCGCTGGGAATCCCACTACGGCGACAGCTGGCCGGAGGTCGTCGCGGCCATCCGGACATTCGATCCCGCGGGCATCATGACGCCGGGATTCGGGATCCCGCGCGTCGCCTGCGGAGTGCCTTCGGCCTGA
- a CDS encoding cupin domain-containing protein, whose product MHGNATTFDPVVVASMFDREVVRGLQGQPLAALIDGESAPEAKIGLATVTMGSGHRSRAHQHARTPAIIYIVEGRGTTHHGPRMRPLAHDSRSMVYIPAGVAHGASNQSERNLLAVEARLIRQGTRFNDDVVPMPGLQHELDRAPASTRREFAACAGSRPVRVPVNRDRDLLGGVVPVVHNGVAPVEGLSAGRVRLSPVFGPCADAEIAERTCTGVQPVRRHEASQRILMVLGGKVGLAYTSPGTGFTVRTLSRGHAAWIREGTPYALANLGSVASAAVMFSTDAGFDRDMFYMPDLDRRAYKAFQARADEEPPPPTGLLWTDLSA is encoded by the coding sequence GTGCACGGAAACGCAACGACTTTCGACCCCGTCGTGGTGGCGAGCATGTTCGACCGCGAGGTCGTTCGCGGCCTTCAAGGCCAGCCTCTTGCCGCGCTCATCGACGGCGAATCGGCACCCGAGGCGAAGATCGGCCTCGCCACCGTCACGATGGGCAGCGGGCACCGCTCACGCGCCCACCAGCACGCACGGACACCGGCCATCATCTACATCGTCGAGGGCCGCGGCACCACCCACCACGGCCCGAGGATGCGTCCGCTCGCCCACGACTCCCGCTCCATGGTCTACATCCCGGCCGGCGTCGCCCACGGTGCGAGCAATCAGTCCGAGAGGAATCTGCTTGCGGTCGAAGCACGCCTGATCCGGCAGGGAACCCGTTTCAACGACGACGTGGTCCCGATGCCGGGCCTGCAGCACGAACTCGACCGTGCGCCGGCCTCGACACGGCGGGAGTTCGCGGCCTGCGCGGGCAGCCGGCCCGTGCGGGTCCCCGTCAACCGGGACCGTGACCTGCTCGGCGGTGTCGTGCCGGTCGTGCACAACGGCGTGGCTCCGGTCGAGGGCCTGTCGGCAGGCCGTGTGCGGCTGAGCCCCGTGTTCGGGCCGTGTGCCGATGCCGAGATTGCGGAGCGGACGTGCACCGGCGTGCAGCCGGTGCGCCGTCACGAGGCCAGTCAACGGATTCTCATGGTGCTCGGCGGCAAGGTCGGATTGGCGTACACGAGTCCGGGCACCGGCTTCACGGTCCGGACCTTGAGCCGGGGACACGCGGCGTGGATCCGCGAGGGAACCCCTTACGCGCTCGCCAACCTCGGGTCGGTCGCCTCGGCGGCCGTGATGTTCTCGACCGACGCGGGATTCGACCGGGACATGTTCTACATGCCCGATCTCGACCGGCGTGCGTACAAGGCATTCCAGGCACGGGCCGACGAAGAACCGCCGCCTCCGACGGGTCTGCTGTGGACGGACCTGTCCGCATGA
- a CDS encoding ESX secretion-associated protein EspG, with amino-acid sequence MWFPEPVGFAAADLSALVSDVTGADLHVSLAPQAEWYDAQAQADADKRLAELRSRYGGAARNVDDPELADLATLLSRPARACYGWFSDNDRQLAALAAESHWFGLIAVRDGGDIFVRTFRRQRLSAVLADVLPHDHARANAQPVTVLRSELRQARDTGDAANSAVRKAERIISHPPLISAELYTENRGRNGRRRCEFPLRVYDTDAGRWTLKISKHYDDQRWDITPATTSSVADLLDASFPDDRTQ; translated from the coding sequence ATGTGGTTTCCCGAGCCCGTCGGCTTCGCCGCCGCGGATCTCTCAGCCCTGGTGAGCGATGTGACCGGTGCCGATCTGCACGTCTCGTTGGCCCCGCAAGCCGAGTGGTACGACGCACAGGCGCAGGCTGACGCGGACAAACGGCTCGCCGAGCTGCGGAGTCGCTACGGCGGAGCTGCCCGCAACGTCGACGATCCGGAGCTGGCCGACCTGGCCACCTTGCTCAGCCGGCCGGCACGCGCATGCTACGGCTGGTTCAGCGACAACGATCGACAACTCGCGGCGTTGGCAGCCGAATCGCACTGGTTTGGGCTAATCGCGGTCCGCGACGGCGGCGACATCTTCGTGCGGACGTTCCGGCGGCAACGGTTGAGCGCAGTTTTGGCGGACGTTTTGCCGCACGACCATGCGCGCGCCAATGCCCAGCCGGTAACCGTCCTGCGCAGCGAGCTGCGCCAGGCCCGCGATACCGGCGACGCAGCCAACAGTGCAGTAAGGAAAGCAGAACGGATCATCTCCCACCCTCCTCTGATCAGTGCCGAGCTGTATACAGAGAACCGCGGCCGAAACGGTCGTCGCCGCTGCGAGTTCCCGTTGCGCGTCTACGACACCGATGCGGGTCGCTGGACTCTGAAGATCAGCAAACACTACGACGATCAGCGCTGGGACATCACGCCCGCGACCACGTCAAGCGTCGCCGACCTTCTCGACGCGTCGTTCCCTGACGACAGGACTCAATGA
- a CDS encoding YbaB/EbfC family nucleoid-associated protein, whose translation MSIYDKLYNQVKEIEARLHRTEAAAAQAANTPVDRRIPGGTGAVTVSGTGTLISVTIDPHNLTSTNGRALGAQIAQTIRDAESQARTQRQHILQSASATGGSAHRGNA comes from the coding sequence GTGTCGATCTACGACAAACTCTACAACCAGGTCAAGGAAATCGAAGCACGGCTGCACCGAACGGAAGCGGCGGCGGCCCAGGCGGCCAACACTCCCGTCGACCGCCGAATTCCGGGAGGCACCGGTGCCGTCACGGTTTCGGGAACGGGAACGCTCATCTCGGTGACGATCGACCCTCACAACCTGACCTCGACCAACGGCCGCGCGCTCGGCGCCCAGATCGCGCAGACGATCCGCGACGCAGAGAGCCAGGCACGCACGCAGCGACAACACATTTTGCAGAGCGCATCCGCTACAGGCGGATCAGCCCACAGGGGGAACGCATGA
- a CDS encoding SAM-dependent methyltransferase: MRVVFDARNDPPPGVDPTKSSVARLYDCLLGGKDHYAVDRQVARELAAVVPEIAQAAMENRQFVSRVCRFLAQEEGVTQFLDCGSGLPTTENVHQIAQRANPAAKVIYVDYDPVVASHGRALLDHNEYTEIVEADFFDPASVLDDPTVLGHLDWSRPIAVLFFAALHHHSGDRGLPAKVTRAFVDRLAPGSFLAVSFVLDAADESPEDHAVKKLLDAIHKGPMKDVASLTREEIAELFHETELLPPRPGTPGEVVTINDWWPDGPGLSPPTVARRILAGGVARKR; the protein is encoded by the coding sequence GTGCGCGTCGTGTTCGACGCACGCAACGACCCGCCGCCCGGGGTCGACCCGACGAAGTCGAGTGTGGCGCGTCTCTACGACTGCTTGCTGGGCGGGAAGGATCATTATGCGGTCGACCGGCAGGTTGCGCGGGAGCTGGCTGCGGTGGTGCCGGAGATCGCGCAGGCCGCGATGGAGAACCGGCAGTTCGTGAGCCGGGTCTGTCGTTTCCTCGCGCAGGAGGAGGGTGTCACCCAGTTCCTCGACTGCGGCTCGGGTCTGCCGACGACGGAGAACGTGCACCAGATCGCGCAGCGGGCGAACCCGGCGGCGAAGGTCATCTACGTCGACTACGACCCGGTGGTGGCAAGCCACGGCCGGGCCCTGCTGGACCACAACGAGTACACCGAAATCGTCGAAGCCGACTTCTTCGACCCGGCGAGCGTCCTGGACGACCCGACGGTGCTGGGGCATCTCGACTGGAGCCGGCCGATCGCGGTGCTGTTCTTCGCAGCACTTCACCACCACAGCGGCGATCGGGGATTGCCGGCGAAGGTGACGCGAGCGTTCGTGGACCGGCTCGCGCCCGGTTCGTTTCTCGCGGTCTCGTTCGTGCTCGACGCAGCGGACGAATCGCCTGAAGACCACGCCGTCAAGAAGCTGCTCGACGCGATCCACAAGGGGCCGATGAAGGACGTCGCGTCCCTGACGCGCGAGGAGATCGCGGAGTTGTTCCACGAGACGGAGCTGCTTCCGCCTCGGCCGGGGACGCCGGGCGAGGTCGTCACGATCAACGACTGGTGGCCGGACGGCCCAGGCCTGTCGCCTCCCACGGTGGCGCGGCGGATCCTGGCCGGCGGCGTCGCCCGGAAAAGGTGA
- a CDS encoding DUF3558 domain-containing protein yields the protein MLIGGCSGATPGTASPAPSANGQSQQSLPPATSAVQVPPVPSQLKVDKFLADPCSMLTAQQLSTLKLSKPERDSNSTGISCAWQFGDGYTNLSASFLTSVPNGLTNAYSQKAAGYYASGYFEPTSINGFPAVLADSRDRRDQGHISMLLGLSDKTEMLILIQASPGTNVKAGATNFAKAIVSTIQGAQ from the coding sequence ATGCTCATCGGCGGATGCTCCGGCGCGACCCCGGGGACGGCAAGCCCTGCGCCCTCCGCCAACGGGCAGAGTCAGCAGTCACTGCCGCCCGCGACCTCTGCGGTCCAGGTTCCTCCAGTGCCTTCCCAGCTGAAGGTGGACAAGTTTCTCGCCGATCCGTGCAGCATGCTGACGGCCCAGCAGCTGTCGACGCTGAAACTCAGCAAACCGGAACGGGACTCGAATTCGACCGGAATCAGCTGTGCGTGGCAGTTCGGCGACGGATACACCAACCTGAGCGCATCGTTCCTCACCAGCGTTCCCAACGGCCTGACGAACGCCTACAGCCAGAAGGCCGCCGGCTACTACGCGAGCGGGTACTTCGAGCCCACCTCGATCAACGGCTTTCCGGCAGTACTCGCCGACTCACGCGATCGCCGGGACCAGGGTCACATCAGCATGCTCCTCGGCCTTTCCGACAAAACTGAAATGCTGATCCTGATCCAGGCGTCGCCAGGGACCAACGTCAAAGCCGGCGCGACCAACTTCGCGAAGGCTATCGTGTCGACGATCCAGGGGGCGCAGTAG
- a CDS encoding AAA family ATPase, producing MAQRNKRHQPIAGLTSLVGREAALDELRRLLDRDGVRLVTLHGDGGVGKTRLASELCRTIAGPDGPCPGAGYDAAVFVTLRGLVDADDTASEERPDDDQLRLEQSICQEVAAALELDLHRASNQSVDEFLQVVADHLNDAGPGRFLLVLDDCELLRNEVAEIVEFLLEQVHTLQVVTTSRKSLPVHGEHLVQVRPLQIPAQGATRAAAADTDAVRLFCDRAAAAGSPVGDWSDWPSVVRLVRMSDGVPLVLELLAARLRGGMRSPTAVLHALQDDGTLALSYTDGRRALPRQIPPHHAMLAATVGVSWNDCNPPQQQLWRRLSIFSGGFTLDAACSVCAEDPDDPRSRNEVAEVLEELALGSIVTPVDDGRYTLRHSWIREYGERRLADSDDEPVLRERHCAWIAKLVQNAAEHWFGPGELGCLEQIHQLMPNIGEAVRWCCDTGQIQRGYHLLNSAASVRAHYFYASENRIAGLYNHILVADTAAPTLDRIIALSQLGFTSVVTGDKDSALAHLHNIDELTPLVAGAADSPEVALFRGTYVVLADLDPAGLDMLTRAADEFHRAGKEGARAMAFLLRALGAGLLPGLDDLAQAYVTEAIEHAQAHKSPWAQMWTQWLLALPGLPSPADILAGLLEQVLGVGDAWLSAWCVYLQGIVKARLGDYVTAATLIAAAFSVQQRHGVTFSGLVLLKERQDEAIDNIKANIGATAFDRLYKEGRRLSTSDIYKLAMGPDGSTEVLTPQHLRMISLVAANKTNREIATELNTTETAVSQALTRARKKIGLPGRGRNDRPGLAKWFTANYPDGVPGHTQPYRG from the coding sequence ATGGCACAGCGGAACAAACGGCACCAGCCGATCGCAGGGCTGACCAGCCTCGTCGGCCGCGAGGCGGCACTGGACGAGCTGCGACGCCTGCTCGACCGCGACGGAGTCCGGCTGGTCACCCTCCACGGCGACGGCGGCGTCGGGAAGACACGCCTCGCGTCCGAGCTGTGCCGGACCATCGCCGGCCCGGACGGCCCCTGCCCGGGCGCGGGTTACGACGCGGCCGTCTTCGTGACGCTGCGAGGGCTGGTGGACGCCGACGACACCGCGTCCGAGGAACGCCCCGACGACGACCAGCTGCGTCTCGAGCAGAGCATCTGCCAGGAAGTCGCCGCAGCGCTCGAATTGGACCTGCACCGGGCGTCGAACCAGTCGGTCGACGAGTTCCTCCAGGTCGTCGCCGACCACCTGAACGACGCCGGCCCGGGACGGTTCCTGCTCGTCCTCGACGACTGCGAGCTCCTCCGCAACGAGGTGGCCGAGATCGTCGAGTTCCTGCTCGAACAGGTGCACACCCTGCAGGTCGTGACGACCAGCCGCAAGTCGCTGCCCGTGCACGGCGAACACCTCGTGCAGGTCAGGCCGCTTCAGATCCCCGCGCAAGGCGCGACCCGCGCCGCCGCAGCCGACACCGACGCGGTGCGCCTGTTCTGCGACCGCGCGGCGGCCGCGGGCAGCCCGGTCGGCGACTGGTCGGACTGGCCCTCGGTCGTGCGGCTGGTCCGCATGTCCGACGGCGTCCCGCTGGTTCTCGAACTGCTCGCCGCCCGGCTGCGCGGCGGAATGCGCAGCCCGACCGCCGTGCTGCACGCGTTGCAGGACGACGGCACGCTCGCGCTGAGCTACACCGACGGGCGACGCGCCCTGCCCCGCCAGATACCGCCCCATCACGCCATGCTCGCCGCCACCGTGGGCGTGTCCTGGAACGACTGCAACCCGCCCCAACAGCAGCTGTGGCGGCGCCTGAGCATCTTCTCCGGCGGCTTCACCCTCGACGCCGCCTGCTCGGTGTGCGCCGAGGACCCCGACGACCCGAGGTCCCGCAACGAGGTCGCCGAAGTCCTCGAAGAACTGGCCCTCGGCTCGATCGTCACACCGGTCGACGACGGCCGCTACACCCTGCGCCACTCCTGGATCCGCGAATACGGCGAACGACGCCTCGCCGACAGCGACGACGAACCCGTTCTGCGCGAACGCCACTGCGCCTGGATCGCCAAACTCGTCCAGAACGCCGCTGAACACTGGTTCGGCCCAGGCGAACTCGGCTGCCTGGAACAGATCCACCAGCTGATGCCCAACATCGGAGAAGCGGTCCGGTGGTGCTGCGACACCGGCCAGATCCAGCGCGGCTACCACCTGCTCAACAGCGCAGCGTCCGTGCGCGCCCACTACTTCTACGCCAGCGAAAACCGCATCGCCGGCCTGTACAACCACATCCTCGTCGCCGACACCGCAGCCCCGACCCTCGACCGGATCATCGCCCTGTCGCAACTGGGGTTCACCTCTGTCGTGACCGGCGACAAGGACTCCGCGCTCGCGCACCTGCACAACATCGACGAGCTGACACCACTCGTCGCCGGTGCCGCCGACTCCCCCGAGGTCGCCCTGTTCCGCGGCACCTACGTCGTGCTCGCCGACCTCGACCCCGCAGGCCTGGACATGCTCACCCGCGCAGCCGACGAATTCCACAGGGCCGGCAAGGAAGGCGCCCGAGCCATGGCATTCCTGCTCCGGGCGCTCGGAGCAGGACTCCTTCCCGGACTGGACGACCTCGCCCAGGCATACGTCACGGAAGCCATCGAGCACGCCCAGGCCCATAAATCGCCATGGGCGCAGATGTGGACGCAATGGCTCCTCGCCCTGCCGGGCCTGCCCTCCCCGGCCGACATCCTCGCCGGCCTCCTGGAGCAAGTCCTCGGCGTCGGCGACGCCTGGCTGTCCGCCTGGTGCGTCTACCTGCAGGGCATCGTCAAAGCACGACTGGGCGACTACGTCACCGCCGCCACGCTGATCGCTGCCGCGTTCAGCGTGCAGCAACGCCACGGCGTCACCTTCAGCGGCCTCGTGCTCCTGAAAGAGCGCCAGGACGAAGCCATCGACAACATCAAGGCGAACATCGGAGCGACTGCATTCGACCGGCTCTACAAGGAGGGCCGCCGACTCTCGACGTCGGACATCTACAAGCTGGCCATGGGCCCCGACGGGTCGACCGAAGTCCTTACACCGCAACATCTCCGAATGATCAGCCTCGTCGCCGCCAACAAGACGAACCGAGAGATCGCAACCGAACTCAACACCACCGAGACCGCAGTGTCACAAGCGCTGACCCGAGCCCGCAAAAAGATCGGCCTCCCCGGACGAGGACGCAACGACCGCCCCGGCCTCGCCAAGTGGTTCACCGCCAACTACCCCGACGGCGTACCTGGACACACCCAACCCTATCGCGGATAA